The following DNA comes from Miscanthus floridulus cultivar M001 chromosome 5, ASM1932011v1, whole genome shotgun sequence.
acacgtgagcgtgaaaccaaatgaaaggaggaaaaagttgtcccttttgcaaatgtaAAGAGCGGAAttaattaaatgtaggcagatttggcaaggttctcagaaatgcaaagatattccttttgtcttaattatctttccttctgtgttaattctctttccttttgctcgttaccatgtatgctggtgcatgcaaacatgcaatgtgtatatggatagcataataattttctacttcctattttgccgtgatttctctatcacatgacaggtaatattcaatcaaggagaatcgcACAAAAGGACGCAgcatgcgggagatgtcgtgggatcgcaggcgtggacAGATGGACAaatcaaaacaaatgtcgcacaaaaaaatgtccacactttattctttttagttgtacgagattgcttctatggttgatcttccgggcatgaaacaaaattggtttgttgatatctacaTCGTTCCTCGCAGGCACTGCTCGATTACTCTCTctcataacttcatagtgtggctcatcaatttAATTCcctgataattagtacaactttgggtATCTCTCTTGTTCTTGTATATTGGTACCAATATGTTTCTTCTCCACTCCTTAggaatcttgttcgatcgaaagatattgttgaacatcttggttagccagactatagctatatccccgagatatctccacaccttgattgggataccatcagggcccatcgttTTGCCCTCTTTCATCatttttcaaggcttctctgacctctgattcttgaatcctccgcacaaagcgtctgttagtgtcatcaaacgagtcgtccagctgaacggtggtgttctcgttctcaccattgaacaatttatcaaaatactcttgccatctatgtctgatctcatcctccttcaccaagagctgcttcctctcatcctttatgcacttgacttggttgaagtcccttgtcttcctatcgcgagccctagctattatataaatgtccttctctccttccttcgcaCTCAACTGTTGATAAAGGTCATCATAGGCCTGTCCCTTTGCCTCACTCATCGCTCGTTTTAcagtcttctttgtcaccttgtactTTTCTATGTACTGTTGCTCTGTTGCTAAACTGCATAAATCTTTGCTTGCAGCAAGGAAATGATGCTGAGTTAAGTCTTAAGCCTTTCATGCCCTTGGCAATTCAAGTCCTTGAGTGTTCTTTCCTTTCTGGCGTAAGGTATGTTATAATTACAAAAGGTTGTGTTTCTGATATCGTAGATTATACGTTGAAGAAAAGACAACTTTCTTGATAACAGGGTGGGAAATATTGATCCATTACTGGGAGTGCTCAAACCGAAGTTTGTAATGGTATGACAGTCCTTGTTTCCGGCTACCTTAAGTTGTCAATCCTTTCCTTATGGCCCACTTTATTATGCAACTtcctagcctgttcgcttgcttgtaaatgatcgtaaattttcagtcaggaacaatgtttttctctcacaccaaactagccagcagtaaataatctacgatacgatacggcctcccgaacaggctcaAATTTACGCGAAGATTTTGAGGTGCATTTTGCAACTGATGTTGCCTTCAGATTGCAGCCTAGGCAACTGAACGAAACCACTGCAGTGGCAAGATTGAGAACAAAACTGCTTGTAAGCAGTGGACGGTACCAGCTGGCTTCTGCAGAAAAGCAATCAGATCAATCAAAGCGTCACTTGCTACACTGTAGCACTATTGACCCAGGTAGCTTGCTGTCAGCATTGCAAGAGAAGGGGATGGTACGCTCATTTGCTGCAGATGATAGCTCCACTGCTAGTGAATGTTCTGTTCTTATTACTAGTCCTGGAGATGCTTTGGTGAAGATAACATCTGATAGGACTGTTATATACTGCGACAATGAGAGAACATCCAATCAAATTTATGATTCACTTAGCAGTGTTTGTAAAGGGATCTGACTGCATAATACTACACGTGTAATTGTTCGTCATGGAATTTTGCGTGTGAAATTGTGAATTGCCATAAGGTAGTAGTATAGTGATTGAAAAAGGGTTcagttttttattaaaaaaagggGGGAATTTCTTTATGAAGCATGTTGGTTCTGACTATTGATTTCTGGGCTCTCCAGGTTATCTATATATTTACCATTATTATGAATAACATCTCATATCGTGTCACTGACATATGAGTCACTGATATGAGTTACTGATatgatattttttatatcattcACGTTaatgatggtaaatatgtaaataatgCCGAATGGTCGATCCCAACCTTTCCCCATCCACCGCCCGCCGATGGCCGCCTCTCGCCGCCTCGCGCGGAAGCTGCCGTCGCTGATCTCCCGGCATCAGCGCCTCATCTCCCCGGAGACTGACGCACCTGAACTCACCGAATCCCCCACCACCTCCGCATCCATCCCGCTCGACCCCTCACTGCCCGTCCTTCCGCTCGCCGTCTCGCATCTCTCGCCGCCTAACCCGCTCCCGGTGCTCCCCTCCGCTCACGCCTCCTCCCCCGCCTCTCTCTTTCGTCTCCTCCGCCGAGCGCGCCACCACCCGCGACTCGCTGCGCTCGACCTCCACATCCTCCTGGCCGCGGCCGACGCGTCCTCCGCTTTCCGACCCGACCACGGCCTCACGTCCCTCCTAGCCGCCCGCCTCGCGGCTTCCCGCCGCCTCCCTTCGCTCCAGCGCCTCCTGGAGCTCGTCCTTACCCGCCCCTGCCCCTGCGCCGACGACTCCATCTTCGCATGCCCCGAGCTCCTCCCCACCCTCCGCAAGGCTATCGTCGCCTTCGCCGCCTCCGGCGACATCCCCGCCACATCCCAAGCACTCGCCTCTCTCCGGCGCGTCGCTGACTCCCCACTCCCCGCCGAGTTCTACAACATCATCCTCCACGCTCTCTCCCGCCTACGCCGCCACGACGATGCCATCCGCTTTTACGGCGAAATGACCTCCGTCCACCGCGTCAACCCGGATGCCTACATATTCAACATACTCATCAACAGCTCCTGCCGGGCGGAAGGTGTAGACGCCGCCATGCGATGGTTTGGTGAGATGCAGCGCCGGAGCTGTGCACCGACCGGCGTTAGTTTCAACACACTTATGCGTGGGTTCATCAGAGAAGGCAGGTATAAGGAGGGAATAAAGGTGGCACGTGAGATGCTTGAGCTTGGGGTCGGGCTGTCCGTTGCGTCCATGGAGATTTTGATTGGTGGATTGTGCCGTGGTAGTGAGGCTGTAAAGGCGGCTGAGGTGTTTGCTGAGTTTTGGGGGGATGGGGTGGTGCCAGAAGGGTTTGATTGCTTTGAACTTGTTGACACTCTGTGCCGTGGTGGGAAGGTGGACAGAGCAGTGGAAGCTGTGGACATGGTATTAGAGAGGAATATGAAATGCTGTCTCAGTGTGCCTGCTGGCGTTACGGTTTTGGAGTGTCTGATGAAGGCAGGGAAGCTGGATGAGGTTTGCCGGTTGACGTGGATAATGATTGATCAGGGGATTGTTCCGGATGCAATTTCTTGTAACTGCATCTTTGAGGCGCTTTGCGAAGCTGGGAGGACAGCTGATGCCAACCAGCTAAGGGTGTTCGCTAAGGAGAAGGGTTTTGAGGCTGATGGTGAAACTTATCGTGTGCTGGTGCAGGGATTTGGGAGGCAGGGGAAAAGAAAGGAAGGGAAGGCTGTGTTGGACGAAATGCTTGATTTAGGATTTATACCAAACATTGCCTCTTATAATAGGCTTCTTGGTGGCTTGCATAAGTGAAGATCTTTGTGGTTACATGAGCGCTTCTCGGGGCATGTGAGAGCACCAGACTGGAAGTATTTCGCTGGATGGAGATGCCTGATGAGCCACTGGTGTACATAGCTGCATGGATATAAGATGCAAGTTTGAAATGAGGTATTGTTTTGATTATGTGCTTCTATTGCACATAACATTACTTTATTGCATTCCTGTTCATTCTTTTGGTCGTGTTGGCTCCACCATATCTACAacaatttatcatggaaatttcCAAGCTTCCAACATGGCATTTCCATTAGTTATTGAGATTAATTTATGAAAAAAAATGTTTAATTGCCATGGATGAATTTTGAAGGCCTATCTGTTTGGAAGCAAGGTCTATTTATCAGATTTTTGTGTCGCATTTTTCTGTCATCTTGCCAAACCATTCAGTGCAAGGTCTGTATGGATACAAAATGTCTTATTCCATCAGTGATCTGTGTATGTTTTCAGGGAGCTACTAAGAACTAATCAACTTTGCTTATGTTCCAAATTCTATTGGCCTAACTAGATAGCAACTAAGGTAGGGCACTAGGACTTGAATGACATCGTTTTACCGAACTATGTACCTTACCGGCATCTTTCTTATGCCCGGTGCCCCCCAAATATCATGCCTGCCTGATCTCCCTATATTAGGATATTTCAATGCATTAGATCAAGAAAAGTAATAGTAAGGTGGAAGATCAATGACCTCGTTAGGATACTGTCTTCCTATTGTTTTCTTATGTGCAGCATCTGAACATATTAAGTCCACATAATGTGCGAGTTGGAGTCTTATACTGTTATGATATTTGGACAGTAGATATGAAGCTAATATGATTGCCCCAAATTGCAGAAAGAGGAATTGCTACGGTGGGAGTGGGACTGCTTCAAATGTAGTCTTGCAGCCGTCACTATGAAATGATCTAGGATGTGAAATATTTGAAAAATGTTCTACAAGAAAATTATTTATTGGCATGCAGTGAACATTGGAAGAGAAACTTCTCAAGGTTTGCAGGAGGCAATGCAATGCTTCCGTTTAGATTGAGAGATCTCTTGGATTGATCCGTCTAAGGTTGGTGTTTTTTGTCTATTTAAAGTTGAGAATTCAAAGGGATTAATGTTGCATGAAAATTCTGTCATACAAATTTATTTAGCAACCATTTACCCCCAGATCTTATTTCCTTGTCTCCACTGGACAATGGTGAAAtgacctaatggctagaggggggtgaatagcctataaaaatttctacaacaacacttagcaaaccggttagataaatatgaggcgaagcgagtgttgcgctagcctactaaaaatgcaagccacctaccataattctagtttatatagtctatccatacaatagctatgtcactacactaagttagtgtggtcttaaaggctaactaaagagccacactaaccaaactaacaagctctcacgagtagctacactaaagagcttgacaactagtttgcggtaatgtagagagagagagcaagatggttataccgccgagtcaaggaatgaaccaatgaatcacaagaataaataccaatgaagatcaatcacatcggaatcaaatgatgacacaatgattttttaccgaggttcacttgccggtaagctagttctcgttgtggcgattcactcacttgaggttcacgcgctaattggcatcacacgccaaaccctcaatagggtgccgcacaaccaacacaacatgaggatcacacaagccacgagcaatttactagagtactttttgactctccaccggggaaaagtcaagaacccatcacaatcaccacaatcagagccggagacaatcaccaaactctactcgacgatcctcgttgctccaagccgtctaggtggcggcaaccaccaagagtaacaagagaatcccgcagcgaaacacgaataccaagtgcctctagatacaaacactcaaacaatgcacttggattcactcccaatctcacaaagatgaatcaaacaatgattttttaccgaggttcacttgccggcaagctagtcctcgttgtggcgattcactcacttaaggttcacgcgctaattggcatcacacgccaaaccctcaatagggtgtcgcacaaccaacacaacatgaggatcacacaagccacgagcaatttactagagtactttttgactctccaccggggaaaagtcaagaacccatcacaatcaccacaatcagagctggagacaatcaccaaactctgctcgacgatcctcgctgctccaagccgtctaggtggcggcaaccaccaagagtaacaagagaatcccgcagcgaaacacgaataccaagtgcctctagatacaaacactcaaacaatgcacttggattcactcccaatctcacaaagatgaatcaatgatggagatgagtgggagggctttgactaagctcacaacgttgctatgtcaatgcaaatggccaagagggtgagctagagctggccaaacgatatttatagacacccccaaacaatagagccgttggctcaattattgggctgactgcggaaagaccggacgcaccggtcgtgtgcaccggacgcgtccggtgggtgaccggacgcgtccggtcgcagccagaccaccacgtgtccctttcaaattgtttaacCATTCGTGTCCAACGGCTATCACTGTGCACAGTAATACAAGTGATCGGACGTGCTGTtagtaaacgaccggacgcgggAGACgcaacgtccggtcgagtccagagagctcccacagccgctctgggccgaccgaacgcgtccggtcactccgggcCGAACGCTCCCATCGTCTGATCAATTATAGCGTTGAAAACCCAAGACTAGCAGGttcacaccggacgcatccggtctctgcgtccggtcgctaccagcAATCCTGCTtcgggctatatcactttgacctgacgctgaacagtaacacgtcagcgtccggtcactccaccgagccagagtctggtcactttcacttagccgctcacctcgggtccaaatatcggacgcgtccggtcctgattccggacgtgtccgatcacttcCATCTAACTACCCGAAgtccacaccggacgcgtccggtcacagagtgtatcaccttgtgtacatgtgttagcatattttcacaaatgttttcaagggtgttagcactcaactagatcctaaatgcatatgcaatgagttagatcatctagtgacactttgataaccgcatttcaatacgagtttcacccctcttaatagtacgactatcgatcctaaacgtgatcacactcactaagtgtctcgatcaccaaaacgaaaaaaagctcctattaagtttcacatttgccttgagctttttgtttttctcttacttcttttccaagtccaagcacttgatcatcaccatggcatcaccatcatcaagtcatgatcttaatttgtttcaccacttggagtagtgctacctatctcataatcactttgataaactaggttagcacttagggtttcatcaattcaccaaaaccaaacaagagctTTCAAATGGTCATCTTTGTCTTCGTATATGAATTTTAACAAGGTATATCATGTCAACTTGTATTGACGTTCATGTGTTTTTGTGTCAGTCTCTTAAGGCATATCCAGTGGTTTGTCTATAGATGATGATATCCTTGATGTTATCATAATATTTGTCATCAACCAATGTTTGGAAGTACTTACCATCGATTGGAAATCCCTTTCTACACTGAATAGATGTGTCACTCCACACTTGTTCCACATTTTTGCTGTTATGCCATACTTTACAGAAGTGCCGTTTGCTCGTGGGCCTTGACAGAGGAGGATCGAGCACTCAGCGGCACTACGGGATTTCCGGATTGGTAGCCCTGGCACCACTGCCCGCCGGGTGCGTCGTTGTGGATGGTCACTGTGCTGGTGGTTGGCCTCCTTCCAGCGGCGGCATGGATTCAACTTCATCTGACGTTATGTCTTAGGAACTGCTTCCGGACCAGCTGGATTGCTTGGTTCTTGCCAGAGATTGCTTTGTTCTTGCCAGAGAGGTGCCGCAATGCCAATGGGACGGTACAACATGGTTGTCGGTCAAGGCTAAGATTGCAAGGTTGTGTAGTACCGGAGATGTGCGTTTCTGGAGGGACAAGGGAGGTATCTCTCAGTTTGGCAAATGGAGAGGCAATGACGCAATCTATTGCTGGGCATCTCTCTGACGCGCTTCACTTCACAAAGCATCTTCTCTGCATTGCAGGCGTAGACAACCAACAAGTTGACAACACACGATCCGTAGTGTTGATTCACTTCTTCATAGCTCATTAGATCCAACCGTCCAAGCTGTTGCCTGGCTTAACACATATGTCACTGGTTCGATCTCTGTTTccatttattaaaaaaaaaaactgcaagaATCCCAATTCCCAAATGTGTTTTCAATAAAAAAAATAGCTACTGTAGAAACCAAAATACACGAGAGCTGTTCTAATAATAACTCTATGTAATGTTAGGAGCACGCTGCACGCGCGAAGCATTATTATTTTTTCGTCACATAACTGATCGGTTGCTTCGCGCATGTACCTGAAAATGCCTTAGCGATTTGAACAGCGCGCCCTGCGGAGGGCGCCCGCCGGCGGCGGGTCGAGCCAGAGCGCGCAAATCGGCCTGACCGTGTACCTGAACGGGAGCCAGCGGCCGAAGTTGAGCTGGACGTAGAACTTGCCTTGGAGGTGCATCTCTACGAGGCCGCCGCCGGTGGTGACGTTCTTCCACACC
Coding sequences within:
- the LOC136450958 gene encoding pentatricopeptide repeat-containing protein At2g36240-like, whose protein sequence is MAASRRLARKLPSLISRHQRLISPETDAPELTESPTTSASIPLDPSLPVLPLAVSHLSPPNPLPVLPSAHASSPASLFRLLRRARHHPRLAALDLHILLAAADASSAFRPDHGLTSLLAARLAASRRLPSLQRLLELVLTRPCPCADDSIFACPELLPTLRKAIVAFAASGDIPATSQALASLRRVADSPLPAEFYNIILHALSRLRRHDDAIRFYGEMTSVHRVNPDAYIFNILINSSCRAEGVDAAMRWFGEMQRRSCAPTGVSFNTLMRGFIREGRYKEGIKVAREMLELGVGLSVASMEILIGGLCRGSEAVKAAEVFAEFWGDGVVPEGFDCFELVDTLCRGGKVDRAVEAVDMVLERNMKCCLSVPAGVTVLECLMKAGKLDEVCRLTWIMIDQGIVPDAISCNCIFEALCEAGRTADANQLRVFAKEKGFEADGETYRVLVQGFGRQGKRKEGKAVLDEMLDLGFIPNIASYNRLLGGLHK